One genomic segment of Arthrobacter sp. zg-Y1110 includes these proteins:
- the glyA gene encoding serine hydroxymethyltransferase: protein MRVSTQPVTNAPLIDVDPEIAAVLNDELSRQRSTLEMIASENFAPRAVLETSGSVLTNKYAEGYPGRRYYGGCEHVDVAENLAIERAKALFGAEFANVQPHSGAQANAAALAALMAPGEKLMGLNLAHGGHLTHGMKLNFSGKLYDVAAYGVDEQTYRVDMDRVREQALAERPQVIVAGWSAYPRQLDFEAFRSIADEAGAYLWTDMAHFAGLVAAGLHPNPVPVSDVVTSTVHKTLAGPRSGMILAKKEYAKKLNSAVFPGQQGGPLMHVIAAKAVAFKIAGTEEFRERQERVLEGARIIADRLNAPDVAEHGVSVLTGGTDVHLILVDLRHSALDGKQAEDLLDSVGITVNRNSVPFDPRPPMVTSGLRIGTPALATRGFGAAEFTEVAEIIAAALKPAPDVEALRARVGALTENFPLYPGQEEW, encoded by the coding sequence GTGAGAGTATCCACCCAGCCCGTCACCAACGCGCCGCTTATCGATGTTGATCCCGAAATAGCAGCGGTTTTGAATGATGAATTGTCCCGCCAGCGCAGCACCCTCGAGATGATCGCCTCCGAGAACTTCGCCCCGCGCGCCGTCTTGGAAACCTCCGGCTCCGTCCTCACCAACAAGTACGCCGAGGGCTACCCCGGGCGCCGCTACTACGGCGGCTGCGAACATGTGGACGTAGCGGAGAACCTCGCCATCGAGCGGGCGAAGGCCCTGTTCGGTGCAGAGTTCGCCAACGTCCAGCCGCACTCCGGTGCGCAGGCCAATGCTGCCGCGCTCGCGGCCCTGATGGCACCGGGCGAGAAACTGATGGGTCTGAACCTGGCCCACGGCGGGCACCTTACCCACGGCATGAAACTGAACTTTTCCGGCAAGCTGTACGACGTCGCGGCCTACGGGGTGGACGAGCAGACTTACCGGGTGGACATGGATCGGGTCCGTGAACAGGCGCTGGCAGAACGCCCGCAGGTTATTGTCGCCGGCTGGTCCGCCTACCCGCGGCAGTTGGACTTCGAGGCCTTCCGCTCCATTGCCGATGAAGCCGGTGCCTATCTCTGGACCGACATGGCGCATTTTGCCGGACTGGTGGCCGCGGGACTGCACCCCAACCCGGTGCCGGTGTCCGACGTCGTCACCTCCACCGTGCACAAGACCCTTGCCGGGCCGCGCTCGGGAATGATCCTGGCGAAAAAGGAATACGCGAAGAAGCTGAACTCCGCCGTTTTCCCCGGCCAGCAGGGCGGTCCGTTGATGCACGTGATTGCCGCGAAAGCCGTGGCCTTTAAGATCGCCGGCACCGAGGAGTTCCGGGAACGGCAGGAACGCGTGCTCGAGGGTGCACGGATCATTGCCGACCGCCTGAATGCGCCCGACGTCGCCGAACACGGAGTTTCCGTGCTCACCGGCGGCACCGACGTACACCTGATCCTGGTGGACCTGCGGCACTCCGCCCTGGACGGGAAGCAGGCCGAAGACCTGCTTGATTCCGTGGGCATCACGGTGAACCGCAACTCCGTGCCGTTCGACCCGCGGCCGCCGATGGTCACGTCCGGCCTGCGGATCGGCACCCCGGCGCTCGCAACCCGGGGCTTCGGCGCAGCCGAGTTCACCGAAGTTGCCGAGATCATTGCCGCCGCACTGAAGCCCGCTCCCGACGTCGAGGCCCTCCGGGCCCGCGTGGGGGCGCTGACTGAGAACTTCCCGCTCTACCCCGGACAGGAGGAATGGTAA
- a CDS encoding bifunctional methylenetetrahydrofolate dehydrogenase/methenyltetrahydrofolate cyclohydrolase — MEGPATDEAASVNLGWEVKEKTEFGTPVAAKILDGRAAAREIKEDLTERVRVLKEEHGVTPGLGTVLVGDDPASHSYVGGKHKDCKQVGINSIRRDLPGDISQADLEKVIDELNEDPATTGYIVQLPLPAHIDANAILERIAPEKDADGLHPVNLGRLVLNVSEPLTSPLPCTPHGIVQLLVRNGISLNGKKVLVVGRGVTVGRPLGLLLTRRPINATVTLAHTGTADLFEHLQAADVVVAAAGFPEMIRAEDLKPGAIVLDVGVTRVTDPETGETTLTGDVEAAAADVASWISPNPGGVGPMTRAMLLANVVEAAERQAGILV, encoded by the coding sequence ATGGAGGGTCCCGCGACTGATGAGGCCGCCAGCGTCAACCTTGGCTGGGAGGTCAAGGAGAAAACCGAATTCGGCACTCCGGTCGCGGCGAAGATCCTGGACGGCCGCGCCGCCGCCCGGGAGATCAAGGAGGACCTGACCGAACGGGTGCGCGTGCTGAAGGAAGAGCACGGCGTCACTCCGGGCCTGGGGACCGTGCTGGTGGGCGACGATCCCGCCAGCCACTCCTACGTGGGCGGCAAGCATAAAGACTGCAAGCAGGTGGGGATTAATTCCATCCGCCGGGATCTTCCCGGCGACATCAGCCAGGCAGACCTGGAAAAGGTCATTGACGAGCTGAACGAGGACCCGGCGACCACCGGCTACATTGTGCAGCTGCCGCTGCCGGCGCATATCGATGCGAATGCCATCCTGGAGCGGATCGCCCCGGAAAAGGATGCGGACGGGCTGCACCCGGTCAACCTGGGCCGCCTGGTGCTCAACGTCAGCGAACCGTTGACGTCTCCGCTGCCCTGCACGCCGCACGGGATCGTGCAGCTGCTGGTCCGCAACGGGATTTCACTGAACGGCAAGAAAGTCCTCGTGGTCGGACGCGGCGTCACCGTCGGGCGGCCGCTCGGCCTGCTCCTGACCCGCCGTCCGATCAATGCCACGGTCACGCTGGCGCACACCGGGACCGCGGACCTGTTCGAGCACCTGCAGGCAGCCGATGTGGTGGTTGCTGCAGCCGGCTTCCCGGAAATGATCCGTGCCGAAGACCTCAAGCCCGGCGCCATCGTGCTGGACGTCGGCGTCACCCGGGTCACCGATCCGGAAACCGGGGAAACAACGCTGACCGGCGACGTCGAAGCAGCGGCGGCCGATGTCGCGTCCTGGATTTCGCCCAACCCCGGCGGCGTGGGCCCGATGACCCGAGCAATGCTGCTGGCGAACGTGGTGGAAGCCGCCGAACGGCAGGCCGGAATCCTGGTCTAG
- a CDS encoding ABC transporter ATP-binding protein, which produces MSQITSSRTVPETRSDFVISARNLTKSYGDFTAVNGISFDVPPGESFGLLGPNGAGKSTTMKMIGGVSQRSGGDLSIMGLDPNTYGPEVRAHLGVVPQQDNLDEDLRVRDNLLAYGRYFGLPKSYLQPKADELLEFAQLTDKAKARVDSLSGGMKRRLTIARSLINDPKILLLDEPTTGLDPQARHILWDRLFRLKEAGVTLILTTHYMDEAEQLCDRLIVVDKGAIMAEGSPSALIREHSTREVVELRFGSERNTTVAAELEGIGERLETLPDRVLIYADDGEAALEAVTGRGLRPITSLVRRSSLEDVFLRLTGRSLVD; this is translated from the coding sequence GTGTCACAGATCACATCAAGCAGAACCGTCCCCGAAACCCGCTCCGATTTCGTTATTTCCGCACGGAACCTGACCAAGTCCTACGGCGATTTCACCGCCGTCAACGGCATCTCCTTTGACGTTCCGCCGGGGGAGTCCTTCGGGCTGCTCGGGCCCAACGGCGCAGGCAAATCCACCACTATGAAAATGATCGGCGGAGTGTCCCAGCGCAGCGGCGGAGACCTCAGCATCATGGGGCTGGACCCGAACACCTACGGGCCGGAAGTCCGCGCCCACCTTGGCGTGGTGCCCCAGCAGGACAACCTGGACGAAGACCTGCGCGTGCGGGACAACCTCCTGGCCTACGGCCGCTACTTCGGCCTGCCCAAGAGCTACCTGCAGCCCAAGGCGGACGAGCTGCTGGAATTCGCGCAGCTCACCGACAAGGCCAAGGCCCGCGTGGATTCGCTCTCCGGGGGGATGAAGCGGCGCCTGACCATTGCCCGGTCCCTGATCAACGATCCGAAGATCCTGCTGCTGGACGAACCGACCACCGGACTGGATCCGCAGGCCCGGCACATCCTCTGGGACCGGTTGTTCCGGCTCAAGGAAGCCGGCGTGACGCTGATCCTCACCACCCATTACATGGACGAGGCCGAGCAGCTGTGCGACCGGCTGATCGTGGTGGACAAGGGCGCGATCATGGCCGAGGGGTCGCCGTCGGCCCTGATCCGTGAGCATTCCACCCGGGAGGTGGTGGAGCTGAGGTTCGGTTCGGAGCGCAACACCACCGTGGCCGCGGAGCTGGAGGGGATCGGCGAGCGGCTGGAGACACTCCCGGACCGGGTCCTGATCTACGCAGACGACGGCGAAGCCGCCCTGGAAGCCGTGACCGGCCGGGGGCTGCGGCCCATCACCTCGCTGGTGCGACGCTCCTCGCTGGAAGACGTGTTCCTGCGCCTGACCGGGAGAAGCCTCGTTGACTAG
- a CDS encoding ABC transporter permease, whose translation MTRPESPARPGAERHDVLGLRSPLTPMETAAKARRFGSLYYADMWIRRMRGYQWTVLMTAVGTPLVYLLGMGTGLAVLIDGNSNAGFPGGNGSTVSYLMFLGPALVATAALMVSSEENTYTVMGGFKWHRTYYGPNASPLSSGQIALGHVLGLTVRILLTTTIYYLFLVLFGAVAQPATGWLMIFTALLAGLAFGMPLLAFSSTLKEDKGQFAMVQRFIVMPLFLFSGTFFPLESLPLAVRWIGWISPLWHSTELGRVLSYGHPEAAAMTAVHVVYLLVLTVGGLVLARRNFTRRLDG comes from the coding sequence TTGACTAGGCCGGAATCCCCTGCCCGGCCCGGAGCCGAGCGCCATGACGTGCTCGGGCTGAGGTCACCGCTGACGCCGATGGAAACGGCCGCCAAGGCGCGCCGTTTCGGCAGCCTTTACTACGCCGACATGTGGATCCGGCGGATGCGCGGTTACCAGTGGACCGTGCTGATGACCGCCGTCGGGACCCCGCTGGTGTACCTGCTGGGCATGGGCACGGGCCTGGCGGTGCTAATTGACGGGAACTCCAACGCGGGTTTCCCGGGCGGCAACGGCTCGACGGTGTCCTACCTGATGTTCCTGGGACCGGCCCTCGTGGCCACGGCAGCGCTGATGGTTTCCAGCGAGGAAAACACCTATACCGTCATGGGCGGGTTCAAATGGCACCGCACCTACTACGGACCCAACGCCTCTCCGCTCTCCAGTGGGCAGATTGCCCTCGGCCACGTCCTGGGGCTCACCGTCCGCATCCTGCTGACCACGACCATCTATTACCTTTTCCTGGTCCTCTTCGGGGCCGTGGCGCAGCCGGCAACCGGCTGGCTGATGATCTTCACGGCGCTGCTGGCCGGACTTGCCTTCGGTATGCCGCTGCTGGCGTTCAGCTCCACCCTGAAAGAGGACAAGGGGCAGTTCGCCATGGTCCAGCGGTTTATTGTGATGCCGCTGTTCCTGTTCTCCGGCACCTTCTTTCCATTGGAGTCGCTGCCGCTGGCCGTCCGCTGGATCGGCTGGATCTCACCGCTCTGGCATTCCACCGAGCTGGGCCGGGTGCTCAGCTACGGACACCCGGAAGCGGCAGCCATGACGGCCGTCCACGTGGTGTACCTGCTGGTCCTGACCGTCGGCGGGCTGGTTCTGGCCCGGCGGAACTTCACGAGGAGGCTCGACGGATGA